A window of the Dickeya dianthicola NCPPB 453 genome harbors these coding sequences:
- a CDS encoding FkbM family methyltransferase has translation MLILIKIRELLFKAIGLNRIHADINELHSEIRRNNIELGEIRSSINELTCKMHKTPTHSSEIDQLELLDNLIQKRLDEKLSFYFRWRLPIQFSENGQTFIHTNDGHRLFVDPKEPFMTLHLLEHGEWETPVRRELQRLLTPNSTFIDVGANIGLHTIYATALIGETGRIIALEPHPVTRELLRKNLEINGLLDRVTISPLAISNEDNSTVFFEYFTEHPAMSGLKISKEILEKFNGTIEQTEVNTITIDTLISHYDIIPDLIKIDVEGFEFSVLEGCKKTIQNYPQVRFLMEYEKVMAESVMRPGIGSEIASFFESKGFHVYRVDANELYPMSYAEFSNDSRGDYVFSRQSCL, from the coding sequence ATGTTAATATTAATAAAAATCAGAGAGTTATTATTTAAAGCAATCGGACTAAATAGAATACACGCCGATATAAATGAATTACACTCAGAAATTCGCCGGAATAATATAGAGCTTGGTGAAATACGTTCATCAATTAATGAATTAACTTGCAAGATGCATAAAACACCAACTCATAGTAGTGAAATTGATCAATTAGAATTGCTTGATAATTTGATTCAAAAAAGACTTGATGAAAAATTGAGTTTTTATTTTCGATGGCGACTCCCTATCCAATTTAGCGAAAATGGGCAAACCTTTATTCATACAAATGATGGTCATCGGCTATTTGTTGATCCAAAAGAGCCATTTATGACCTTACACTTGCTTGAACATGGTGAATGGGAAACACCTGTACGCAGAGAACTCCAACGATTACTTACCCCTAATAGTACGTTTATTGATGTTGGAGCCAACATCGGATTGCATACAATATATGCTACTGCATTGATTGGTGAAACCGGTCGTATCATTGCACTAGAACCACATCCAGTTACACGAGAACTTCTGAGAAAAAACCTCGAAATAAATGGTCTGTTGGATCGCGTAACGATATCTCCACTAGCAATCTCAAATGAAGATAATAGCACCGTATTCTTTGAGTACTTTACTGAGCATCCTGCTATGTCAGGGCTAAAAATATCAAAAGAAATACTGGAAAAATTCAACGGAACAATAGAACAAACGGAGGTGAATACCATTACAATTGACACGTTAATATCTCATTATGACATCATTCCTGATTTAATAAAAATAGATGTGGAAGGCTTTGAATTCTCCGTTCTTGAAGGGTGCAAAAAAACCATTCAAAACTATCCTCAGGTCCGGTTCCTAATGGAATATGAAAAAGTCATGGCGGAATCTGTAATGAGACCCGGTATTGGTTCTGAGATTGCCAGCTTCTTTGAATCCAAGGGATTTCATGTGTATCGTGTCGATGCAAATGAATTGTATCCAATGAGTTACGCAGAGTTCTCAAACGATTCGCGCGGAGATTACGTATTTTCTCGTCAATCATGCCTCTAA